The Blattabacterium cuenoti genome includes a region encoding these proteins:
- a CDS encoding phenylalanine--tRNA ligase subunit alpha, translating into MNQKTDKIKEEIKCFRIKTRNDLETFRIKFLGKKKGIITILIKELKKISIHKRKIYGKIINELKKEAQNKIKIFQSKNEIQNEKIPKFDPTIPGKSIEIGSRHPLSIIKNRIIDILTKIGFLYEDGPEIENDWHNFTALNIPISHPSRDMQDTFFLCKNPDILLRTHTSSVQIRYMKKHRPPFRVMSIGKVYRNETISSRSNFMFHQAEGFYIDKQVSFYDLKQTIHYLVTSLFGEEKIRFRPSYFPFTEPSVEVDIYCNNEWIEIMGCGMIDPQVLKNVNIDSEIYSGFAFGLGIERLSLIIYKMKDIRIYFDNDIRFLKQFKSEF; encoded by the coding sequence ATGAATCAAAAAACAGATAAAATTAAAGAAGAAATTAAATGTTTTCGCATTAAAACACGTAATGATTTAGAAACATTTAGAATTAAATTTTTAGGTAAAAAAAAGGGAATTATAACAATTTTAATTAAAGAATTGAAAAAAATTTCAATTCATAAAAGAAAGATTTATGGAAAAATTATTAATGAATTAAAAAAAGAAGCTCAAAATAAAATAAAAATTTTTCAATCAAAAAATGAGATTCAAAATGAAAAAATACCAAAATTTGATCCTACTATACCTGGAAAATCTATAGAAATAGGATCCAGACATCCACTATCTATTATAAAAAACAGAATCATAGATATTTTGACAAAAATTGGATTTCTTTACGAAGATGGCCCTGAAATAGAGAATGATTGGCATAATTTTACAGCTTTAAATATTCCTATATCTCATCCATCCAGAGATATGCAGGATACATTTTTTTTGTGTAAAAATCCAGATATTTTATTACGGACACATACTTCCTCTGTGCAAATCCGATATATGAAAAAACATAGGCCCCCTTTTCGTGTAATGTCTATAGGAAAAGTATATAGAAATGAAACTATTTCATCACGTTCCAATTTTATGTTTCATCAAGCGGAAGGATTTTATATAGATAAACAGGTTTCTTTTTATGATTTAAAACAAACAATTCATTATTTGGTTACCTCTCTTTTTGGAGAAGAAAAAATTAGATTTCGTCCTTCTTATTTTCCATTCACAGAGCCTAGTGTTGAAGTTGATATATATTGTAATAATGAATGGATAGAAATTATGGGTTGTGGAATGATAGATCCACAAGTTTTGAAAAACGTAAATATTGATTCAGAAATTTATTCTGGATTTGCTTTTGGATTGGGAATCGAACGTTTATCTTTAATTATTTACAAAATGAAAGATATTAGAATTTATTTTGATAATGATATTCGTTTTTTAAAACAATTTAAAAGCGAGTTTTAA
- a CDS encoding Mrp/NBP35 family ATP-binding protein, with product MKNKIEKALKNVMMIDNKNIVESGLVKKIDLLNNEIQIYLILSNPTMHIKNRLIKDITHSIKNQNILNTIRIKIEIKSNIKIKPKNIIAIASGKGGVGKSTIATNIAVSLVQMGFHVGLLDADIYGPSIPLMFHIENNSGNLQHENGVINPITSYGVKILSIGFFSKDGQAIVWRGPMVTKVLRQFIHETNWGGLDFLIVDLPPGTGDIHLSLLQEIPLKGIVIVSTSQKIALSDVNRSVGMFRIRSIYVPILGIIENMSYVFSKKTKEKYYFFGKDGVRDFSKKMNLFFLGEIPMLQNIRECSDLGIPVVIENEYVRNIFIKITKNIINQLDK from the coding sequence ATGAAAAATAAAATTGAAAAAGCGTTAAAAAATGTTATGATGATTGATAATAAAAATATTGTAGAATCCGGTTTAGTAAAAAAAATAGATTTATTAAATAATGAAATCCAAATCTATTTGATTTTATCCAATCCTACTATGCATATAAAAAATAGACTCATAAAGGATATTACTCATTCTATAAAAAATCAAAATATTTTAAATACAATACGTATAAAAATAGAAATAAAATCCAATATCAAAATTAAACCAAAAAATATAATTGCTATAGCTTCTGGAAAAGGAGGAGTAGGAAAATCTACAATAGCAACAAATATTGCTGTATCTTTAGTTCAAATGGGTTTTCATGTTGGATTATTAGATGCGGATATTTACGGCCCTTCTATTCCATTAATGTTTCACATTGAAAATAATTCTGGAAATTTACAACATGAAAATGGTGTTATCAATCCTATTACTAGTTATGGAGTTAAAATTTTATCCATAGGTTTTTTTTCAAAAGATGGACAGGCTATTGTTTGGAGAGGCCCAATGGTTACTAAAGTTTTGAGACAATTTATACATGAAACTAATTGGGGTGGTTTAGATTTTTTAATTGTAGATTTACCACCAGGAACAGGGGATATTCATTTGTCTCTTTTGCAAGAGATTCCATTAAAAGGAATTGTGATAGTTAGTACGTCTCAAAAAATAGCCTTGTCTGATGTTAATCGTTCTGTAGGTATGTTTCGTATTAGATCGATTTATGTTCCAATACTTGGAATTATAGAAAATATGTCTTATGTTTTTTCAAAAAAAACTAAAGAAAAATATTATTTTTTTGGAAAAGATGGAGTAAGAGATTTTTCCAAAAAAATGAATTTATTTTTTCTTGGAGAAATTCCGATGTTACAAAATATACGAGAATGTTCAGACTTAGGAATTCCTGTTGTTATAGAAAACGAATATGTTAGAAATATATTTATAAAAATTACAAAAAATATTATAAATCAATTGGATAAATAA
- a CDS encoding purine-nucleoside phosphorylase, with protein sequence MLMTMSLDKSKQYIQNKIKEKPDFGILLLESQFDQLIKEMKNPICISYEEIPLFSNLYGKFLFGKIENKNVVLLIEPEPYPSYEEKKTNNFPILLCKNIGIDKLILINISGGVNPNYKMGDVMLIKDHINFFPENTNIKGFIKNKFFQITEPYDKKMIEIAENIAMNHNIIIQKGVYVAYPYPNYKTYAEYAMIRSMGGDSVGINIVQDVITARSMNLRVFAISIVMGLYEKLKDNGQHNFDEINFYKETEKSISLLILIVKEFIKLCI encoded by the coding sequence ATGTTAATGACTATGAGTTTAGATAAATCGAAACAATACATACAAAATAAAATCAAAGAAAAACCTGATTTTGGAATTTTATTATTAGAAAGTCAGTTTGATCAGCTGATAAAAGAGATGAAAAATCCTATATGTATTTCTTATGAAGAAATACCCCTTTTCTCAAATTTATATGGAAAATTCTTATTCGGTAAAATAGAAAATAAAAATGTGGTTCTTTTAATAGAACCTGAACCTTATCCTTCTTATGAAGAAAAGAAAACTAACAATTTTCCTATTTTACTGTGTAAAAATATAGGAATAGATAAATTAATATTGATTAATATTTCTGGTGGAGTCAATCCAAACTATAAAATGGGAGATGTTATGTTGATTAAAGATCATATTAATTTTTTTCCTGAAAATACTAATATAAAAGGATTTATAAAAAATAAATTTTTTCAAATTACAGAACCATATGATAAAAAAATGATAGAAATTGCAGAAAATATTGCAATGAATCACAATATCATTATTCAAAAAGGAGTATATGTTGCTTATCCTTATCCGAATTATAAAACTTATGCAGAATATGCTATGATACGATCTATGGGGGGAGATAGTGTGGGTATAAATATCGTTCAAGATGTCATAACAGCTAGATCTATGAATTTACGAGTATTTGCTATATCCATTGTAATGGGATTATATGAAAAACTTAAAGATAATGGACAACATAATTTTGACGAAATTAATTTTTATAAAGAAACAGAAAAATCTATATCTCTGCTCATATTAATAGTCAAAGAATTTATCAAACTTTGTATATAA
- a CDS encoding LuxE/PaaK family acyltransferase, translating to MKFEKKIFSISSKKEFDNLTWDIFHYQIKNNQVYQTYLQSLNIDPFEIKNISEIPFLPISFFKTHCISISPTDCDCYDIIFTSSGTTGIKSKHYVKNLSIYIDSIKNSFEFFYGPIEKFQFLGFFPTDRDRKDSSLIYMVKYLIQKTHKNGSHFVPNNNIRFIPNKNGKNILIFGLSFSLLDFIEKYNHMKLNKNKNKVIIMETGGMKGKKKEIIREELHNKLKKFFCVKEIHSEYGMTELLSQAYAKKNGIFQCPPWMRIYIRDTEDPFIHIDKNKIGAIDIIDLSNYLSCPFISTEDLGKKINDNEFEVLGRIDFSDMRGCNLMTIF from the coding sequence ATGAAATTTGAAAAAAAGATTTTTTCTATATCATCAAAAAAAGAATTTGATAATTTGACATGGGATATATTTCACTATCAAATTAAAAATAATCAAGTTTATCAAACTTATCTTCAATCTTTAAATATTGATCCATTTGAAATAAAAAATATCTCTGAAATTCCTTTTTTACCTATTTCTTTCTTTAAAACACATTGTATTAGTATTAGTCCAACAGATTGTGATTGTTATGATATCATTTTTACTAGCAGTGGAACTACTGGTATAAAAAGTAAACATTATGTAAAAAATTTGAGTATTTATATTGATAGTATTAAAAATAGTTTTGAGTTTTTTTATGGTCCAATAGAAAAATTTCAGTTTTTAGGATTTTTTCCTACAGATCGAGATCGAAAAGATTCTTCTTTGATTTATATGGTTAAATATTTAATACAAAAAACTCATAAAAATGGAAGTCATTTTGTTCCTAATAATAATATCCGTTTTATTCCTAATAAAAATGGTAAAAATATTTTAATTTTTGGACTTAGCTTTTCTTTATTGGATTTTATAGAAAAATATAATCATATGAAACTAAATAAGAATAAAAACAAAGTTATAATTATGGAAACAGGAGGAATGAAGGGGAAAAAAAAAGAAATTATTAGAGAAGAATTGCACAATAAATTAAAAAAATTTTTTTGTGTAAAGGAAATTCATTCGGAATATGGAATGACAGAATTGCTTTCTCAAGCATATGCAAAAAAAAACGGAATATTTCAATGTCCTCCTTGGATGAGAATATATATAAGAGATACTGAAGATCCTTTTATCCATATAGATAAAAATAAAATAGGAGCAATTGATATTATTGATTTATCGAATTATTTATCTTGTCCTTTTATTTCTACTGAAGATTTAGGTAAAAAAATTAATGATAATGAATTCGAAGTATTAGGAAGAATAGATTTTTCAGATATGCGAGGATGTAATTTAATGACCATTTTCTAG
- a CDS encoding CvpA family protein, giving the protein MLDVIIIILVLYGVYHGYQKGLISQLFIFMIFFMFIFKGFYIYHFVKEMLKEMNIVNQKSYVLIIYSLIISLFSIIFIAFLTKKIIEFIMMITWMKPINRLCGGILGMIKYFFLLSICLSLLKEGNKKLDLFPNNFFQNSFEKEFQFFLYQKGSLLDKLKELYFKFYEI; this is encoded by the coding sequence ATGTTAGATGTAATAATTATAATTCTAGTTTTGTATGGTGTATATCATGGATATCAAAAAGGATTAATTTCTCAACTTTTTATATTTATGATATTTTTTATGTTTATTTTCAAAGGTTTTTATATTTATCATTTTGTAAAAGAAATGTTAAAAGAAATGAATATCGTAAATCAAAAATCTTATGTATTGATAATTTATTCTTTAATAATTTCACTTTTTTCTATTATTTTTATAGCTTTTTTGACTAAAAAAATAATAGAATTCATAATGATGATCACATGGATGAAGCCTATAAATAGATTATGTGGTGGAATATTAGGCATGATTAAATATTTTTTTCTTCTTTCAATATGTCTTTCTTTGTTAAAAGAAGGAAATAAAAAATTAGATCTTTTTCCTAATAATTTTTTTCAAAATTCCTTTGAAAAAGAATTTCAATTTTTCTTGTATCAAAAAGGATCTTTATTGGATAAATTGAAAGAATTATATTTTAAATTTTATGAAATTTGA
- a CDS encoding inorganic phosphate transporter, translating into MKFFYPSIIVVLFFLSIFDLIVGLINDAVNFLNSAIGSQVASRRTIMIFASLGILLGAFLSSGMMEVARKGVFDPSYFYFSDIIFIFLSVMISDIILLDIFNTLGLPTSTTVSMVFCLLGAAFSIAMIKMTSPLNNEPFHHLALYIKAEKTFTISIGIFLSIIISFTSGAFIHYFIRYLFSFEYENRLKYIGVIWTGISLSSMTYFLIVRGLHSTFQGFIDENLTGFSLLVQGFIKWIHHNFFIFLLILFSTWIIIAKIFVSLGYNILKFVVLYGTFSLAMAFAGNDLVNFIGIPIASIQSYNIWKESGSPPAEKFHMKSLSGNVQVPSYFLIFSGMIMILTLWFSKKTKNITSTEINLSRQNEGPEKFLSNSFSRGIVRFFLHLGNRFFKLFPKRLLVQIEKNFKPKKIQKEESVAFDLVRASANLTISSILISIATVQKLPLSTTFVTFMVSMGTSLSDRAWDRESAVYRVSGVLKVIRGWFLTGLIAFTMAGITAAFLYFFKVWALSLLIFFILFVFYRSYKNYNKMQDLKIEEKPFFGIVNLTLETTLNKTFDILKPILEHIENIYKNSIEGITQENLKTLQKSRNNFLKEKENFASIHNSLIKVIRKTKNREPIAGILYLHIYNKIKEIIESSDIITNHTLFHVINSHKPLKYKQKKNLLTLEHLMIQHFHIIKKITKNKNIKKIKFYCVIRNQISKKIEGQMNEQVMGIIHKKYGTKNTFLMLDILLQSKKITESIKDIILLYKNALSHISSKKKDTLAL; encoded by the coding sequence ATGAAATTTTTTTATCCCTCAATTATAGTAGTTCTTTTTTTCTTATCAATATTTGATTTGATTGTTGGTTTAATTAATGATGCCGTTAATTTTTTAAATTCTGCTATAGGATCTCAAGTTGCTTCTCGTAGAACTATTATGATTTTTGCTAGTTTAGGTATTTTATTAGGAGCTTTTTTATCTAGTGGAATGATGGAAGTAGCAAGAAAAGGAGTTTTTGATCCTTCCTATTTTTATTTTTCCGATATTATTTTTATCTTTTTATCGGTTATGATATCCGATATTATTTTACTAGATATTTTTAACACTTTGGGATTACCAACTTCTACTACAGTATCTATGGTTTTTTGTTTATTAGGTGCAGCTTTCAGTATAGCCATGATCAAAATGACTTCTCCATTGAATAACGAACCTTTTCATCATTTAGCTTTATACATTAAAGCTGAAAAAACATTTACTATTAGTATAGGTATTTTTTTATCTATTATCATTTCTTTTACTTCTGGTGCTTTTATTCATTATTTCATTCGTTATTTATTTAGTTTTGAATATGAAAATAGATTAAAATATATAGGAGTGATATGGACTGGTATTTCATTGAGTAGTATGACTTATTTTCTAATTGTTAGAGGATTGCATAGTACTTTTCAGGGTTTTATTGATGAAAACTTAACAGGTTTTTCCTTATTAGTTCAAGGTTTCATAAAATGGATTCACCATAATTTTTTTATTTTTTTGTTGATATTATTTTCAACGTGGATTATTATAGCAAAAATATTTGTTTCTTTAGGATATAATATATTAAAATTTGTAGTATTATATGGAACTTTTTCTTTGGCTATGGCTTTTGCAGGAAATGATTTAGTCAATTTTATCGGTATTCCTATAGCTAGTATACAATCTTATAACATATGGAAAGAATCGGGAAGCCCTCCTGCCGAAAAATTTCATATGAAAAGTTTATCTGGAAATGTACAAGTTCCATCTTATTTTTTAATTTTTTCAGGAATGATCATGATATTGACTCTTTGGTTTTCAAAAAAAACCAAAAATATCACGAGCACAGAAATTAATTTAAGTAGACAAAATGAAGGACCAGAAAAATTTTTATCTAATTCTTTTTCTAGAGGAATTGTTCGATTCTTTTTACATTTAGGGAATCGTTTTTTTAAATTATTTCCTAAAAGACTTTTGGTTCAAATAGAAAAAAATTTTAAACCAAAAAAAATACAAAAAGAAGAAAGCGTTGCTTTTGATTTAGTTAGAGCTTCTGCAAACTTAACTATATCCAGCATATTGATATCTATAGCTACAGTTCAAAAACTACCATTATCTACCACTTTTGTCACTTTTATGGTGTCTATGGGGACTTCTCTTTCAGATCGAGCATGGGATAGAGAAAGTGCTGTTTACAGAGTTTCAGGTGTGTTAAAAGTTATAAGAGGATGGTTTTTAACAGGTTTAATAGCTTTTACTATGGCAGGAATTACTGCTGCTTTTTTATATTTTTTTAAAGTCTGGGCTCTTTCCTTACTAATTTTTTTTATTTTATTTGTTTTTTATAGAAGTTACAAAAACTATAATAAAATGCAAGATCTAAAAATAGAAGAAAAACCGTTTTTTGGAATAGTGAATTTAACTTTAGAAACCACTTTAAACAAAACTTTTGATATTTTAAAACCGATACTTGAACATATTGAAAATATTTATAAAAATAGTATAGAAGGAATTACCCAAGAAAATTTAAAAACTCTTCAAAAGAGTAGAAATAACTTTTTAAAAGAAAAAGAAAATTTTGCAAGTATACATAACTCTTTAATTAAAGTGATTAGAAAAACAAAAAATAGAGAACCGATTGCTGGAATACTATATTTACATATATATAATAAAATTAAAGAAATTATTGAATCTTCAGATATTATTACGAATCATACTTTATTTCATGTCATCAATAGCCACAAACCTTTAAAATATAAACAAAAAAAAAATTTACTAACACTCGAACATCTTATGATTCAACATTTTCATATCATAAAAAAAATAACAAAAAATAAAAATATAAAAAAGATTAAATTTTATTGTGTGATACGAAATCAGATTTCAAAAAAAATTGAAGGGCAAATGAATGAACAAGTAATGGGTATTATTCATAAAAAATATGGAACAAAAAACACTTTCTTGATGTTGGATATTCTTTTACAATCAAAAAAAATAACAGAAAGCATAAAAGATATTATTTTATTGTATAAAAATGCATTATCCCATATTTCATCAAAAAAAAAAGACACATTAGCTCTCTAG
- the rlmB gene encoding 23S rRNA (guanosine(2251)-2'-O)-methyltransferase RlmB encodes MKKLEIVYGIHPLIEAIIANQTIKKIFSQRGLKQVSNAYKKLISLSKEKYIPIEIVSKQKFYQFKNKNHQGVFAILSPIKTYHIQDLLPIFYEKGKNPLLIILDRITDVRNFGSIIRTAACAGADAIIIPKKDTAMIGSDSIKTSSGALFKIPICQEKNILNTIEFLKNSGLKIVSATEKSNIYWYNIDFSGPIALILGNEEKGISSKYLKNSYEKAKIPAKKGISSLNVSVACGVILYEILRQRKYQFKTRF; translated from the coding sequence ATGAAAAAATTAGAAATTGTTTATGGAATCCATCCATTAATAGAAGCGATTATCGCTAATCAAACTATTAAAAAAATCTTTTCTCAAAGAGGACTCAAACAAGTATCAAATGCTTATAAAAAATTAATCTCTCTTTCCAAAGAGAAATATATTCCAATTGAAATCGTTTCAAAACAAAAATTTTACCAATTTAAAAACAAAAATCATCAAGGAGTTTTTGCTATTCTCTCTCCTATCAAAACTTATCATATCCAAGATTTACTTCCTATATTTTATGAAAAAGGTAAAAATCCACTTTTAATCATTTTAGATAGAATTACAGACGTCAGAAACTTTGGATCTATAATACGAACCGCTGCATGCGCAGGAGCAGATGCTATTATTATTCCAAAAAAAGACACAGCTATGATTGGATCCGATTCTATCAAAACTTCTTCAGGAGCTTTATTTAAAATTCCAATATGTCAAGAAAAAAATATATTAAACACGATAGAGTTTTTGAAAAATTCTGGGTTAAAAATCGTTTCTGCTACAGAGAAATCCAATATATATTGGTACAATATTGATTTTTCAGGTCCAATAGCTTTAATATTAGGAAATGAAGAAAAAGGAATTTCTTCAAAATATTTAAAAAATTCCTATGAAAAAGCAAAAATTCCAGCAAAAAAAGGAATTTCCTCTTTAAACGTATCTGTAGCTTGTGGGGTTATTTTATACGAAATTTTGAGACAAAGAAAATATCAATTTAAAACTCGCTTTTAA
- a CDS encoding YtxH domain-containing protein — translation MKKVGSFFWGVILGTMAGLIVGMILAPKKEEKIKNMLGKKTEELSDSIQEIGKKIGKKVYQIKSNLESKWKKNKIEKMDKVEDELGT, via the coding sequence ATGAAAAAAGTAGGAAGTTTTTTTTGGGGAGTTATTTTAGGAACCATGGCAGGTTTAATAGTAGGAATGATATTAGCTCCAAAAAAAGAAGAAAAAATCAAAAATATGTTAGGAAAAAAAACAGAAGAATTAAGTGATTCTATACAGGAAATTGGTAAGAAAATTGGAAAAAAAGTGTATCAAATTAAATCAAATCTTGAATCTAAGTGGAAAAAAAATAAAATAGAAAAAATGGATAAAGTAGAAGATGAATTAGGAACTTAA
- a CDS encoding 4'-phosphopantetheinyl transferase family protein, translated as MIIVFRWKYFLETMFLKKLYLSDKEKIFFLSLSKKRKREFLGVRYAFKYIGMKMNIFYNEKSKPFLFSEKKHISISHSFERIAIAISSYQIGIDIEKLRKNKKIVKIKKKFVRDDESVFIHPNYEEDYLHIIWGIKESLYKLEGGIFYSFLNHYKVSPFCIKKDSFVSCWIIKNSYSKRFFAFYRKIEEYYLVYVIDNK; from the coding sequence ATGATCATAGTTTTTAGATGGAAATATTTTTTAGAAACTATGTTTTTAAAAAAACTTTATCTTTCAGATAAAGAAAAGATATTTTTTTTATCATTATCAAAAAAACGAAAAAGAGAATTTTTAGGAGTACGTTATGCCTTTAAATATATAGGTATGAAAATGAATATTTTTTATAATGAAAAAAGCAAGCCTTTCCTTTTTTCAGAAAAAAAACATATTTCTATAAGTCATTCTTTTGAAAGAATAGCTATAGCCATAAGTTCTTATCAAATAGGAATTGATATAGAAAAATTACGAAAAAATAAAAAAATAGTGAAAATAAAAAAAAAATTTGTTAGAGATGATGAATCTGTTTTTATTCATCCAAATTATGAAGAAGATTATTTACATATTATATGGGGAATTAAAGAAAGTTTATATAAACTAGAAGGAGGAATTTTCTATAGTTTTTTAAATCATTATAAGGTATCTCCTTTTTGTATTAAAAAGGATTCTTTTGTCTCATGCTGGATTATAAAAAATTCCTATAGTAAACGGTTTTTTGCCTTTTACAGAAAAATAGAAGAATATTACTTAGTTTATGTTATAGACAACAAATGA
- the ruvA gene encoding Holliday junction branch migration protein RuvA, whose product MITHLRGKLIEKNQSYLIIDCHGVGYHIHISSYTYSSLLLKEDIDICIYTYLFIKENQHVLYGFFDKKERKMFSNLISVNGIGPNSAIMLLSSLTPYEIEKSIYKEDIKVFKKVKGIGTKTAQRIIIELKDKIIPKKGKNIKLLKDPSYLIKKEALSALNVLGFSPKESKKVLDDILYKNPEFSVENLIKESLKKIVK is encoded by the coding sequence GTGATCACACATTTAAGAGGAAAATTAATAGAAAAAAATCAATCTTATTTAATTATAGATTGTCATGGAGTCGGATATCATATTCATATATCCTCATATACCTATTCTTCTTTGCTTTTGAAAGAAGACATAGATATATGCATATATACTTATCTGTTTATAAAAGAAAATCAACATGTTTTATATGGTTTTTTTGATAAAAAAGAAAGAAAAATGTTTTCTAATTTGATATCCGTGAATGGAATTGGTCCAAATTCGGCTATAATGTTATTATCTTCTCTCACTCCATATGAAATAGAAAAATCTATATATAAAGAAGATATCAAAGTGTTTAAAAAAGTTAAAGGAATTGGGACAAAAACAGCTCAAAGAATTATTATTGAACTAAAGGATAAAATTATTCCTAAAAAAGGAAAAAACATAAAATTATTGAAAGATCCATCTTATTTAATAAAAAAAGAAGCTTTAAGTGCTTTGAATGTGCTTGGATTTTCTCCTAAAGAATCTAAAAAAGTTTTGGATGATATTTTGTATAAAAATCCAGAATTTTCTGTAGAAAATCTCATTAAAGAATCTTTAAAAAAAATTGTCAAATAA
- the murB gene encoding UDP-N-acetylmuramate dehydrogenase yields the protein MFIKKNFYLKKFNTFGINVSARYFVEVKSIEEIQKIFDIYPSISKLFLGNGSNILFLKNYYDGIVMKMGIKGKKVIKENDNQVMVQAFAGENWHEFVSWTIKKGFSGLENLSFIPGTVGAAPIQNIGAYGSEIKDTLIKVQAYETDNRKIIELTRKECQLKYRYSFFKHPQYKSKFLILSVFFLLKKKYQQLNTSYVEIQKELENMNIKKKPTIHDLSLAIFNIRKKKLPNPKKLGNAGSFFINPVVELLYFQKIKHQYPAIIGYNISNNKIKLSANSLIENIGWKIKKIGNVGMYETKPIILVNYGKATGMEIYSFSEKITKNIKNKFNISLSREVNVIQ from the coding sequence ATGTTCATTAAAAAAAATTTTTATCTCAAAAAATTCAATACATTTGGAATAAATGTTTCTGCTCGTTATTTTGTAGAAGTGAAAAGTATAGAGGAAATTCAAAAAATTTTCGATATATATCCATCAATTTCAAAACTTTTTTTGGGAAATGGAAGTAATATTCTTTTTTTAAAAAATTATTATGATGGTATTGTAATGAAAATGGGAATTAAAGGAAAAAAAGTAATTAAAGAAAATGATAATCAAGTTATGGTTCAAGCTTTTGCTGGAGAAAATTGGCATGAATTTGTCAGTTGGACAATAAAAAAAGGATTTAGTGGTTTAGAAAATTTATCATTTATTCCTGGTACAGTTGGAGCCGCTCCTATTCAAAATATTGGAGCATATGGATCAGAAATCAAGGATACTTTAATTAAAGTACAAGCATATGAAACAGACAATAGAAAAATAATAGAATTGACTCGTAAAGAATGTCAACTAAAATATCGTTATTCTTTTTTTAAACATCCTCAGTATAAAAGTAAATTTCTGATTTTGTCTGTTTTTTTTCTTTTAAAAAAGAAATATCAACAATTAAATACATCTTATGTGGAAATCCAAAAAGAATTAGAAAATATGAATATTAAAAAAAAACCTACTATTCACGATTTAAGTCTGGCAATTTTTAATATTAGAAAAAAAAAACTTCCAAATCCTAAAAAACTTGGAAATGCTGGTAGTTTTTTTATCAATCCTGTAGTAGAACTACTATATTTTCAAAAAATCAAACATCAATATCCCGCTATTATAGGTTATAATATTTCTAATAATAAAATAAAATTATCTGCTAATTCACTAATTGAAAATATAGGATGGAAAATAAAAAAAATTGGAAATGTAGGAATGTATGAAACAAAACCCATTATTCTAGTCAACTATGGGAAAGCTACAGGAATGGAAATTTATTCTTTTTCAGAAAAAATAACGAAAAACATAAAAAATAAGTTCAATATTTCTTTATCAAGAGAAGTCAATGTCATACAATAA